One genomic region from Cellulomonas hominis encodes:
- the mvk gene encoding mevalonate kinase, producing MKEPTIRTDRSTGTGHTRAKAILVGEHAVVYGEPAIALPLASLPMRATARREDGPLTLESVLYSGPLADAPEQLAAPRAAVEATLDHLDLPHRGIVLATESTIPAARGLGSSAATAGALALALADLAGRTLTPQEHFDLVQVGERVAHGNPSGLDARTTASTEPVWFQAGEIRPLDLRLRAHLVVADTGVHGRTRVAVADVRSFRERHPARGAELIAELGRITRDVVVDLAEDRPRELGARMTRAHGALAELGVSSPELDRLVGAALAAGALGAKLTGGGQGGCLLALAADAGSAGTIAAALRRAGAARTWLHRTDARRPAAPSAQVPLG from the coding sequence GTGAAGGAGCCGACCATCCGCACCGACCGCAGCACCGGCACCGGGCACACCCGGGCCAAGGCGATCCTCGTGGGCGAGCACGCCGTCGTGTACGGCGAGCCCGCCATCGCCCTGCCGCTCGCCAGCCTCCCGATGCGCGCCACCGCGCGGCGCGAGGACGGCCCGCTGACGCTCGAGTCCGTGCTGTACTCCGGTCCGCTCGCGGACGCCCCCGAGCAGCTCGCCGCCCCGCGGGCCGCCGTCGAGGCCACCCTCGACCACCTCGACCTGCCGCACCGCGGGATCGTGCTCGCGACCGAGTCGACCATCCCCGCGGCGCGCGGCCTCGGGTCCAGCGCCGCGACCGCCGGCGCCCTCGCGCTCGCGCTGGCCGACCTCGCCGGGCGGACGCTCACACCGCAGGAGCACTTCGACCTCGTGCAGGTCGGCGAGCGGGTCGCGCACGGGAACCCCAGCGGCCTGGACGCCCGCACCACCGCCTCGACCGAGCCCGTCTGGTTCCAGGCCGGCGAGATCCGGCCCCTCGACCTGCGCCTGCGGGCGCACCTGGTCGTCGCCGACACCGGGGTGCACGGCCGGACCCGCGTCGCGGTCGCCGACGTGCGGTCGTTCCGCGAGCGGCACCCCGCCCGCGGGGCCGAGCTGATCGCCGAGCTCGGGCGGATCACCCGGGACGTCGTGGTCGACCTCGCCGAGGACCGGCCCCGCGAGCTCGGCGCCCGGATGACGCGCGCGCACGGCGCCCTGGCGGAGCTCGGGGTGTCCTCCCCGGAGCTCGACCGGCTGGTCGGGGCGGCCCTCGCGGCCGGCGCCCTCGGGGCCAAGCTCACCGGCGGTGGCCAGGGCGGCTGCCTGCTCGCGCTCGCGGCCGACGCCGGGTCCGCTGGTACGATCGCCGCTGCCCTGCGCCGCGCGGGCGCGGCGCGCACGTGGCTGCACCGGACCGACGCGCGGCGCCCAGCCGCTCCCTCCGCCCAGGTGCCCCTCGGATGA
- the mvaD gene encoding diphosphomevalonate decarboxylase — protein sequence MTNSATAVAHANIALAKYWGKRDEALALPATSSLSLTLDAFHATTTVTLDPGADADSGTLDGRPMSDGELVRVRRFLDLVRSRAGSATHAAVTSVSTVPTGAGLASSASGFAALAGAASAAYGLDLDPRALSRLARRGSGSAARSVFGGLVVWHAGSDDATSFAEPVPGGEAGGPLDPAMAVVVLDAGQKSVSSREAMRRTVETSPFFPAWTEATERDVALMLDAVRAGDLATLGELAESNALRMHATMLGARPPVRYWTEHTVAVLDRVQALRADGLPCWATIDAGPNVKVLTAGRDLAAVAEALSAGGTRRVVTARPGPDLRVTAGGTA from the coding sequence ATGACGAACTCCGCGACCGCCGTCGCGCACGCCAACATCGCCCTCGCCAAGTACTGGGGGAAGCGCGACGAGGCCCTGGCGCTCCCCGCGACGTCCAGCCTGTCCCTGACGCTGGACGCGTTCCACGCCACCACCACCGTCACGCTGGACCCGGGTGCCGACGCGGACAGCGGGACCCTCGACGGACGGCCGATGTCCGACGGCGAGCTCGTCCGGGTGCGCCGGTTCCTCGACCTCGTGCGCTCCCGCGCCGGCTCCGCGACCCACGCCGCGGTGACCTCGGTGTCCACCGTCCCGACCGGCGCCGGCCTGGCGTCGTCCGCGAGCGGGTTCGCCGCCCTGGCGGGGGCGGCCTCCGCCGCGTACGGCCTCGACCTCGACCCCCGGGCGCTGTCCCGGCTGGCCCGGCGGGGGTCCGGCTCCGCCGCCCGGTCGGTGTTCGGCGGCCTGGTCGTCTGGCACGCCGGGTCCGACGACGCCACGTCGTTCGCCGAGCCGGTGCCCGGCGGGGAGGCGGGCGGCCCGCTGGACCCGGCGATGGCCGTGGTCGTCCTGGACGCCGGGCAGAAGTCGGTGTCCAGCCGCGAGGCGATGCGCCGCACCGTCGAGACGTCGCCGTTCTTCCCGGCCTGGACCGAGGCCACCGAGCGGGACGTCGCGCTGATGCTCGACGCCGTGCGCGCGGGGGACCTGGCGACCCTCGGGGAGCTCGCCGAGTCGAACGCCCTGCGGATGCACGCCACGATGCTCGGCGCCCGGCCGCCGGTGCGGTACTGGACGGAGCACACCGTCGCGGTGCTGGACCGCGTGCAGGCGCTGCGCGCGGACGGGCTGCCGTGCTGGGCGACCATCGACGCGGGCCCGAACGTCAAGGTCCTGACGGCCGGCCGGGACCTGGCGGCGGTCGCGGAGGCCCTGTCCGCCGGCGGCACCCGCCGGGTCGTGACGGCCCGTCCCGGACCGGACCTGCGCGTGACCGCGGGGGGCACCGCGTGA
- a CDS encoding phosphomevalonate kinase, which translates to MTAAGGAPIEARAPGKLFVAGEYAVVEAGYPAVLVAVDRHVTVRLAPAEGAGSIASDQYGRLPVVWRRDGGRVVLDHDSRPFDYVLAAIDVVERFAAEQGRTLGFYDITITSELDDPSGRKFGLGSSAAVTAATVRALERFYDLRLPTERLLRLALLATVAVNPMGSGGDVAASLYGGWIRYAALDREWLRAALAAAEASGDPRPLSTLLDADWPGLAVRRLPTPRSMHLVVGWTGQPASTTRLVERMQSRKGAAESHYPDFLAASRACVDALADAIERDDAEAAKAEIHRARGLLTSLARAAGVDIETPALRTLCETAESVGAAAKSSGAGGGDCGIVLVDADADLAPMLRGWELSDVRHLSLRVQPSVEGAEEDVDGR; encoded by the coding sequence GTGACGGCCGCGGGCGGCGCGCCGATCGAGGCCCGCGCGCCCGGCAAGCTCTTCGTCGCCGGGGAGTACGCCGTGGTCGAGGCCGGGTATCCCGCGGTGCTCGTCGCCGTGGACCGGCACGTCACCGTCCGGCTCGCGCCCGCGGAGGGCGCCGGGTCGATCGCCTCCGACCAGTACGGCCGGCTCCCGGTCGTGTGGCGGCGCGACGGCGGCCGGGTGGTCCTGGACCACGACAGCCGTCCGTTCGACTACGTGCTCGCGGCGATCGACGTCGTCGAGCGGTTCGCCGCCGAGCAGGGCCGCACGCTCGGCTTCTACGACATCACCATCACCTCCGAGCTCGACGACCCGTCCGGGCGGAAGTTCGGCCTCGGGTCGTCGGCCGCCGTGACGGCCGCCACCGTGCGCGCGCTCGAGCGGTTCTACGACCTGCGCCTGCCGACCGAGCGGCTGCTGCGCCTCGCGCTGCTCGCGACCGTCGCCGTGAACCCGATGGGCTCCGGCGGGGACGTCGCCGCCAGCCTCTACGGCGGGTGGATCCGGTACGCCGCCCTCGACCGGGAGTGGCTGCGCGCCGCCCTCGCCGCGGCGGAGGCGTCCGGCGACCCCCGCCCGCTCAGCACGCTGCTCGACGCCGACTGGCCCGGCCTCGCCGTCCGACGGCTGCCGACGCCCCGGTCGATGCACCTCGTCGTCGGCTGGACCGGGCAGCCCGCCTCCACCACGCGGCTGGTCGAGCGGATGCAGTCCCGCAAGGGCGCCGCGGAGAGCCACTACCCCGACTTCCTCGCCGCCTCGCGGGCGTGCGTGGACGCGCTGGCGGACGCGATCGAGCGCGACGACGCCGAGGCCGCGAAGGCCGAGATCCACCGGGCACGGGGGCTGCTCACGTCGCTGGCACGCGCCGCGGGGGTCGACATCGAGACGCCGGCGCTGCGCACCCTGTGCGAGACCGCCGAGAGCGTCGGCGCGGCGGCCAAGTCCTCCGGCGCCGGTGGCGGCGACTGCGGCATCGTGCTGGTGGACGCCGACGCCGACCTGGCGCCGATGCTGCGAGGCTGGGAGCTGTCCGACGTGCGGCACCTGTCCCTGCGGGTGCAGCCGTCCGTCGAGGGCGCGGAGGAGGACGTCGATGGCCGCTGA
- the fni gene encoding type 2 isopentenyl-diphosphate Delta-isomerase, whose amino-acid sequence MAAEDAAAAQDPAAQDARRKDDHVRLASAQHAEPRAHDFDHVRPMNHPLAAGDRSRVSLRTTGRVLDWPVPLYINGMTGGTAHTATINRALALAARETGVPIASGSTGILHRDPAAIPSFRVLRDLNPDGFVLANVNANLTPAQARRSVEILEADGLQVHINPAQEIVMPEGDRDFTRWADNVAAIVEGVGVPVVVKEVGAGMSRGTVARLRDLGVAAVDVSGRGGTDFTAIESARRTDGGMDYLAGWGQSAVEGLLDASSVEGVDLLASGGVRHPLDVVRALALGATAVGVAGGFLRVLLTEGEAALVARIQAWLGQIGDVMTLVGAHTVPDLRRVDLLLTGPVREFCELRGIDAAAYARRSGL is encoded by the coding sequence ATGGCCGCTGAGGACGCCGCCGCGGCGCAGGACCCCGCGGCGCAGGACGCGCGGCGCAAGGACGACCACGTCCGGCTCGCGTCCGCCCAGCACGCCGAGCCCCGCGCGCACGACTTCGACCACGTCCGGCCGATGAACCACCCGCTCGCCGCGGGCGACCGGTCCCGGGTGTCGCTGCGCACCACCGGCCGGGTGCTCGACTGGCCCGTGCCGCTCTACATCAACGGCATGACCGGCGGCACGGCGCACACCGCCACGATCAACCGCGCCCTGGCCCTGGCGGCGCGCGAGACCGGCGTACCGATCGCCTCGGGCTCCACCGGGATCCTGCACCGCGACCCCGCCGCGATCCCCTCGTTCCGGGTGCTGCGCGACCTCAACCCCGACGGCTTCGTGCTGGCCAACGTCAACGCGAACCTCACGCCGGCGCAGGCGCGGCGGTCCGTCGAGATCCTCGAGGCCGACGGCCTGCAGGTGCACATCAACCCGGCGCAGGAGATCGTCATGCCGGAGGGTGACCGGGACTTCACGCGCTGGGCCGACAACGTCGCGGCGATCGTCGAGGGCGTCGGCGTCCCGGTGGTCGTCAAGGAGGTCGGCGCCGGGATGAGCCGCGGCACGGTCGCCCGGCTGCGGGACCTGGGCGTCGCGGCCGTGGACGTCTCCGGGCGCGGCGGCACCGACTTCACGGCGATCGAGTCCGCCCGGCGCACCGACGGCGGCATGGACTACCTCGCGGGCTGGGGGCAGTCCGCGGTCGAGGGCCTGCTCGACGCGTCGTCCGTCGAGGGCGTCGACCTGCTGGCGTCCGGTGGTGTCCGGCACCCGCTCGACGTCGTCCGGGCCCTCGCGCTCGGGGCCACGGCAGTCGGCGTGGCCGGCGGGTTCCTGCGGGTGCTGCTCACGGAGGGCGAGGCGGCCCTGGTCGCGCGGATCCAGGCGTGGCTCGGGCAGATCGGCGACGTCATGACCCTGGTCGGCGCGCACACCGTCCCCGACCTGCGCCGGGTGGACCTCCTGCTGACCGGACCCGTGCGGGAGTTCTGCGAGCTGCGCGGGATCGACGCCGCCGCCTACGCCCGCCGCAGCGGCCTCTAG
- a CDS encoding PadR family transcriptional regulator, whose protein sequence is MARPAPQTELAVLGALSIAPMSGYRLRAEIRDTLGHFWTESFGQIYPTLSRLESSALVGRDDAGRFTITDDGLARLRDLLRTPPESGPPRDGLLLRLFFGRRIGRQACLDLLAETEQQVTRSLAELAAVRATLDPTDPDERYALLTLSAGVHRGRALLAWATESREAIASWAD, encoded by the coding sequence ATGGCCCGCCCCGCACCGCAGACCGAGCTCGCCGTCCTGGGCGCTCTGTCGATCGCGCCGATGTCCGGGTACCGGCTCCGTGCGGAGATCCGGGACACGCTCGGGCACTTCTGGACCGAGAGCTTCGGGCAGATCTACCCGACGCTGTCACGGCTCGAGTCCTCGGCCCTCGTCGGTCGCGACGACGCCGGACGGTTCACGATCACGGACGACGGCCTGGCGCGGCTCCGCGACCTGCTCCGGACCCCGCCGGAGTCCGGGCCGCCCCGCGACGGGTTGCTGCTCCGGCTGTTCTTCGGGCGCCGGATCGGGCGGCAGGCCTGCCTCGACCTGCTCGCCGAGACGGAGCAGCAGGTCACCCGGAGCCTCGCCGAGCTCGCCGCCGTCCGCGCGACGCTCGACCCGACGGACCCGGACGAGCGCTACGCGCTGCTCACGCTCAGCGCCGGCGTGCACCGCGGGCGCGCGCTGCTCGCCTGGGCCACCGAGAGCCGGGAGGCCATCGCGTCCTGGGCGGACTGA
- a CDS encoding VOC family protein — protein MAALRDVVVDCRHPASLARWWARTLDGYRVAPYDESELARLRAAGVEDPEDDPSVLVEPVDGAGPRLWFTRVPEPKAGKNRLHLDLTVPDLAAGVAGLVERGAAVLARHDGWVVLADPEGDEFCVFPA, from the coding sequence ATGGCCGCCCTGCGCGACGTCGTCGTCGACTGCCGCCACCCGGCGTCGCTCGCGCGCTGGTGGGCGCGCACGCTGGACGGGTACCGGGTCGCTCCCTACGACGAGTCCGAGCTGGCACGGCTGCGCGCGGCCGGGGTCGAGGACCCGGAGGACGACCCCTCGGTCCTCGTCGAGCCGGTGGACGGCGCCGGGCCACGCCTGTGGTTCACCCGCGTCCCGGAGCCGAAGGCGGGCAAGAACCGGCTGCACCTCGACCTCACGGTGCCCGACCTGGCCGCCGGCGTCGCGGGGCTCGTGGAGCGCGGGGCGGCAGTGCTCGCGCGGCACGACGGCTGGGTCGTCCTGGCGGACCCGGAGGGCGACGAGTTCTGCGTGTTCCCCGCGTGA
- a CDS encoding nuclease-related domain-containing protein translates to MVHGFGQPAARRARRLGRRRAGTAAGLPRARTQADAWFDAWLSGDAAPADLEVPDGWTVLRGLHRPGSGVATVERIAVGPGGIVVVETVRWPGEVAVVNGTLRHQGYGRTPDAATVADAAGAVTALLAPTHRRAVRAVLRLAGHDLDPVAVRGGAVALGEQQATAYLAALPEQLSAPDVRLVVDYLAAELGGPSSPEQLTLDDVFRSPAVWSAPDVPGPRALRDAPRYTAPANPPGHPDQEPEDARPAPARGLVGEGLLRVGLLVLGLLTAGNVLLAWLDAAG, encoded by the coding sequence ATGGTCCACGGCTTCGGGCAGCCGGCAGCGCGACGGGCGCGACGGCTGGGCCGGCGACGCGCCGGCACGGCGGCCGGGCTGCCGCGCGCCCGCACGCAGGCGGACGCGTGGTTCGACGCCTGGCTCTCCGGCGACGCCGCTCCCGCCGACCTCGAGGTCCCCGACGGCTGGACCGTGCTGCGCGGCCTGCACCGGCCCGGCAGCGGCGTCGCGACAGTGGAGCGGATCGCCGTCGGACCCGGGGGGATCGTCGTCGTCGAGACCGTGCGCTGGCCCGGGGAGGTCGCGGTCGTCAACGGCACGCTCCGGCACCAGGGGTACGGGCGCACGCCGGACGCGGCGACCGTCGCGGACGCCGCGGGCGCCGTCACCGCCCTGCTCGCCCCCACCCACCGGCGCGCGGTGCGGGCCGTGCTGCGGCTGGCCGGGCACGACCTGGACCCCGTGGCCGTCCGCGGCGGCGCCGTGGCGCTCGGCGAGCAGCAGGCCACGGCGTACCTCGCGGCGCTCCCGGAACAGCTGTCGGCGCCCGACGTCCGGCTGGTCGTGGACTACCTCGCGGCGGAGCTGGGCGGGCCGTCGAGCCCGGAGCAGCTCACGCTGGACGACGTCTTCCGCTCCCCGGCGGTGTGGTCGGCCCCCGACGTGCCCGGTCCCCGGGCCCTCCGGGACGCGCCGCGCTACACCGCGCCGGCGAACCCCCCGGGCCATCCGGACCAGGAGCCGGAGGACGCGCGACCCGCCCCGGCGCGCGGGCTCGTCGGCGAGGGGCTGCTCCGGGTCGGCCTGCTCGTGCTGGGTCTCCTCACGGCGGGGAACGTGCTGCTCGCCTGGCTCGACGCCGCGGGCTGA
- a CDS encoding VOC family protein — protein sequence MGGRITAGQFHAAEGVQDWRVVAGGACAHFRTGSFAAGVELVDAIGELADAADHHPDVDLRYAGVTVRLVSHDVGGLSERDVALARQISAAARELDVPADTVGVQTVMIAVDAAAEADVRPFWRAVLGYTEDADGDLVDPAGHGPRVWFQRLDTPRPQRNRLHVDVSVPHDEAEARVAAALAAGGRLVGDAHAPAWWTLADAEGNEVDVATWQGRED from the coding sequence ATGGGCGGACGGATCACGGCCGGGCAGTTCCACGCGGCCGAGGGCGTGCAGGACTGGCGGGTCGTGGCCGGGGGCGCGTGCGCGCACTTCCGGACCGGGTCGTTCGCAGCCGGCGTCGAGCTGGTCGACGCGATCGGCGAGCTGGCGGACGCCGCGGACCACCACCCCGACGTGGACCTGCGGTACGCCGGCGTCACCGTGCGGCTCGTGTCGCACGACGTGGGCGGCCTGAGCGAGCGGGACGTCGCCCTGGCGCGGCAGATCTCCGCCGCTGCCCGGGAGCTCGACGTCCCGGCGGACACCGTCGGCGTGCAGACGGTGATGATCGCCGTGGACGCGGCCGCCGAGGCGGACGTCCGGCCGTTCTGGCGCGCCGTGCTGGGGTACACCGAGGACGCGGACGGCGACCTCGTCGACCCCGCGGGCCACGGTCCCCGGGTGTGGTTCCAGCGCCTCGACACCCCGCGCCCTCAGCGCAACCGCCTGCACGTCGACGTCTCCGTGCCGCACGACGAGGCGGAGGCCCGCGTCGCGGCCGCCCTCGCCGCGGGAGGCCGCCTGGTGGGCGACGCGCACGCGCCGGCGTGGTGGACGCTCGCCGACGCCGAGGGCAACGAGGTGGACGTCGCGACCTGGCAGGGCCGCGAGGACTGA
- a CDS encoding NADH:flavin oxidoreductase/NADH oxidase — protein MSLLLSPLTLRGTTFRNRVWLAPMCQYSAGADGFPTDWHLAHLGARAVGGFGLVLTEATAVVPEGRISPNDVGIWDDAQVAAWRRITGLVRSRGAVVGVQLAHAGRKASTYRGFGEGSGSVPVADGGWETVGPSDVAFAGYAAPQAMTAEQVAAVPGQFAAATRRALDAGFDLVEVHAAHGYLLHQFLSPLSNHRTDAWGGSLADRARLLLDTVDAVRAVLPEDRPLLVRVSATDWTEGGLTVEDTAEVAGWLREHGVDLVDVSTGGNVHATIPVGPGYQVPAARAVRETAGVATAAVGLITTPEQAEQVLAEGAADAVLIGRPALFDPHWPLRAAHALDDKTPALEHAGDPGASVVAGQPTGWPVQYARGSWG, from the coding sequence GTGAGCCTCCTCCTCTCGCCGCTGACGCTGCGCGGCACCACGTTCCGCAACCGCGTCTGGCTGGCCCCGATGTGCCAGTACTCCGCCGGCGCCGACGGCTTCCCGACCGACTGGCACCTCGCGCACCTCGGCGCCCGGGCCGTCGGCGGCTTCGGCCTCGTGCTGACGGAGGCGACCGCGGTCGTCCCCGAGGGGCGGATCAGCCCGAACGACGTCGGGATCTGGGACGACGCGCAGGTCGCCGCCTGGCGCCGGATCACCGGCCTCGTGCGCTCGCGCGGCGCCGTCGTCGGGGTGCAGCTCGCCCATGCCGGCCGCAAGGCCTCGACCTACCGCGGGTTCGGCGAGGGCTCCGGCTCGGTCCCGGTCGCGGACGGCGGCTGGGAGACCGTCGGCCCGTCCGACGTCGCGTTCGCCGGTTACGCCGCCCCGCAGGCCATGACGGCCGAGCAGGTCGCCGCGGTCCCCGGGCAGTTCGCCGCCGCCACCCGCCGTGCCCTCGACGCCGGCTTCGACCTGGTCGAGGTGCACGCCGCGCACGGCTACCTGCTGCACCAGTTCCTGTCGCCGCTGTCCAACCACCGCACCGACGCCTGGGGCGGGTCGCTCGCCGACCGCGCGCGCCTGCTGCTCGACACCGTGGACGCGGTCCGGGCCGTCCTGCCCGAGGACCGGCCGCTGCTCGTCCGCGTCTCCGCGACCGACTGGACCGAGGGCGGCCTGACCGTCGAGGACACCGCCGAGGTCGCCGGCTGGCTGCGGGAGCACGGCGTCGACCTGGTGGACGTGTCCACCGGCGGCAACGTGCACGCCACCATCCCGGTCGGCCCCGGCTACCAGGTGCCCGCCGCCCGCGCGGTGCGGGAGACCGCGGGCGTCGCCACCGCCGCGGTCGGCCTCATCACGACCCCGGAGCAGGCGGAGCAGGTGCTCGCCGAGGGCGCCGCGGACGCCGTGCTCATCGGGCGGCCGGCGCTGTTCGACCCGCACTGGCCGCTGCGCGCCGCGCACGCGCTGGACGACAAGACCCCGGCGCTCGAGCACGCCGGCGACCCCGGCGCCAGCGTCGTGGCGGGGCAGCCGACGGGCTGGCCGGTGCAGTACGCGCGGGGCTCCTGGGGCTGA
- a CDS encoding glycoside hydrolase domain-containing protein produces the protein MFEHVDPFIGTEATALPPPSGLAATWWWPKPQVGNTHPGATYPLGMVSACAYSGAYPTGYGRYDLSTEGLPPVLHPTQRASGFTHFQQSGTGAIRKYYNYLRVTPMLQPLDDLGRLYDIVDEDTEPGWYAATLDSGIRCEVTVGPKSAVHRYTFPAHRDARLVVDLSLGGLDIPYGRTVPLRAHLESLEPGVAQGEVTVEGAPLAVHVECDTPSWRQLLWYDRRLMPGGTRLDFDRIRPTTLRPFGLMWAGPTEPGQVVELRFGFSLRGVEQARENLRAECGPGPSSFAERRARTAHAWRQHLGKVAVDTPSSDRRTVMATALYHSLIKPCLAPDESPFWPTDTPFTYDIATMWDIYRTQLPLLTALVPDRAAELATAILHIAEEEGNFPIGYRMARGADRFSRQGSALAHTFLADLCALGVPLDWDWALVHLHNDLRRTYGEEFLLHGRTHPISHTLDLAFGYFCTAVIAHQVGDRQLVAQFAPLADRWRNAFDPATGLLRDSTFYEGGRWNYSFRLLHDMAARIDLAGGDAAFVALLDRFFGYGADPVKQPGVAPSADEMLAGYALDRFEGLNNEPDMEAPWAYQYAGRPDRTAEVVHAVTQQQFGTGRGGLPGNDDSGGLSSWYVWATLGLFPVAGQNLFLLNAPAWREARIDVGGRPLTIETSGFVEPEPDRPPQYVQRVHLDGTELDRTWLTGTEVHAGGRLRVEVGPEPGPWTGACRPPSLSTTRPGPPVPGTAA, from the coding sequence TTGTTCGAGCACGTCGACCCGTTCATCGGCACCGAGGCGACGGCCCTCCCGCCGCCGTCCGGCCTCGCCGCGACCTGGTGGTGGCCCAAGCCGCAGGTCGGCAACACGCACCCGGGCGCCACGTACCCCCTGGGCATGGTGAGCGCGTGCGCGTACTCCGGGGCGTACCCCACGGGCTACGGGCGCTACGACCTGTCGACCGAGGGCCTCCCGCCGGTGCTGCACCCGACGCAGCGGGCGTCGGGGTTCACGCACTTCCAGCAGTCCGGCACGGGCGCGATCCGCAAGTACTACAACTACCTGCGCGTCACGCCGATGCTGCAGCCGCTCGACGACCTCGGCCGGCTGTACGACATCGTCGACGAGGACACCGAGCCCGGCTGGTACGCGGCGACCCTCGACTCCGGCATCCGCTGCGAGGTCACGGTCGGACCGAAGTCGGCGGTGCACCGGTACACGTTCCCGGCGCACCGGGACGCGCGGCTCGTGGTCGACCTGAGCCTCGGCGGCCTGGACATCCCGTACGGCCGGACCGTGCCGCTGCGGGCGCACCTGGAGTCGCTGGAGCCGGGCGTCGCCCAGGGCGAGGTCACGGTCGAGGGTGCGCCGCTCGCGGTGCACGTGGAGTGCGACACCCCCTCGTGGCGGCAGCTGCTCTGGTACGACCGGCGGCTCATGCCCGGCGGGACGCGCCTGGACTTCGACCGGATCCGCCCGACGACGCTGCGGCCGTTCGGGCTGATGTGGGCGGGGCCCACCGAGCCGGGCCAGGTCGTCGAGCTGCGGTTCGGGTTCTCGCTGCGCGGCGTCGAGCAGGCCCGGGAGAACCTGCGGGCCGAGTGCGGGCCGGGGCCGTCGTCGTTCGCGGAGCGGCGCGCCCGGACGGCGCACGCGTGGCGGCAGCACCTCGGCAAGGTCGCCGTGGACACCCCGTCGTCGGACCGGCGCACCGTCATGGCGACCGCCCTGTACCACTCGCTGATCAAGCCGTGCCTCGCGCCGGACGAGAGCCCGTTCTGGCCGACCGACACCCCGTTCACGTACGACATCGCGACGATGTGGGACATCTACCGCACGCAGCTCCCGCTGCTGACGGCGCTGGTCCCCGACCGCGCGGCCGAGCTCGCGACGGCGATCCTGCACATCGCCGAGGAGGAGGGGAACTTCCCGATCGGCTACCGCATGGCCCGCGGCGCGGACCGGTTCTCCCGGCAGGGCAGCGCGCTGGCGCACACGTTCCTCGCGGACCTGTGCGCGCTCGGGGTCCCCCTCGACTGGGACTGGGCGCTGGTGCACCTGCACAACGACCTGCGCCGCACGTACGGCGAGGAGTTCCTGCTGCACGGGCGCACCCACCCGATCAGCCACACCCTCGACCTCGCGTTCGGGTACTTCTGCACCGCCGTGATCGCGCACCAGGTGGGGGACCGGCAGCTCGTCGCGCAGTTCGCGCCGCTGGCCGACCGGTGGCGGAACGCGTTCGACCCGGCGACAGGCCTGCTGCGCGACTCCACGTTCTACGAGGGCGGCCGGTGGAACTACTCGTTCCGGCTGCTGCACGACATGGCCGCGCGCATCGACCTCGCCGGCGGGGACGCCGCGTTCGTGGCGCTGCTGGACCGGTTCTTCGGGTACGGGGCCGACCCGGTGAAGCAGCCCGGCGTCGCGCCGTCGGCCGACGAGATGCTCGCGGGCTACGCGCTCGACCGGTTCGAGGGGCTGAACAACGAGCCCGACATGGAGGCCCCCTGGGCGTACCAGTACGCCGGTCGGCCCGACCGCACCGCCGAGGTGGTGCACGCCGTCACGCAGCAGCAGTTCGGCACCGGGCGTGGCGGCCTGCCCGGCAACGACGACTCGGGCGGCCTGTCGTCCTGGTACGTCTGGGCGACGCTCGGGCTGTTCCCCGTCGCCGGGCAGAACCTGTTCCTGCTCAACGCCCCCGCCTGGCGGGAGGCCCGGATCGACGTCGGGGGGCGGCCGCTGACCATCGAGACCAGCGGCTTCGTCGAACCCGAGCCCGACCGGCCGCCGCAGTACGTGCAGCGGGTGCACCTGGACGGGACCGAGCTGGACCGCACCTGGCTGACCGGCACGGAGGTGCACGCCGGCGGGCGGCTGCGGGTCGAGGTCGGCCCCGAGCCGGGCCCCTGGACGGGCGCCTGCCGGCCGCCGTCGCTCAGCACGACACGCCCTGGACCACCGGTGCCCGGAACGGCCGCCTGA